Proteins found in one Spirochaetota bacterium genomic segment:
- the aroF gene encoding 3-deoxy-7-phosphoheptulonate synthase, with protein MLIVLKPGISQEEVDHIVEKIKSLNIQPHVSRGEHRTIITTIGDEDVIREQPLEALAGVESVKPILRPFKLVSKETHPERTVIDIGGVEIGGKRIVVIAGPCSVEGEKEVVDHAKMVKRAGADLFRAGAFKPRTSPYSFQGFGGDGLKFLAEARAVTGLGIVTEVMDPRDVSLVAEYADILQVGTRNMQNYNLLKEVGKINKPVLLKRGMNATITEFLMSAEYILSQGNKEVMLCPRGIRTFEDITRNTLDVGAVPVVKDMSHLPIICDPSHAMGLKDYVPAAAMAYIAAGADGIMVEAHPNPEDALSDGQQTIDFNTLEGLISKLHKLSGVIGREVY; from the coding sequence ATGCTCATTGTGTTGAAGCCGGGTATAAGCCAGGAAGAGGTTGATCATATTGTTGAAAAAATAAAATCATTGAATATACAACCGCATGTTTCTCGCGGTGAACATAGAACAATTATTACCACCATTGGCGATGAGGATGTTATAAGAGAGCAACCTCTTGAGGCTCTTGCCGGTGTGGAATCTGTCAAACCTATTCTACGACCCTTTAAGTTGGTTAGCAAAGAGACTCATCCAGAAAGAACTGTAATTGATATTGGTGGTGTTGAAATCGGTGGAAAGAGGATTGTTGTCATTGCTGGTCCCTGTTCTGTTGAGGGAGAAAAAGAGGTTGTTGATCATGCAAAGATGGTTAAGCGGGCAGGCGCAGACCTCTTTAGGGCTGGGGCATTCAAGCCCAGAACCTCGCCCTATTCATTCCAGGGTTTCGGAGGGGATGGGCTTAAGTTCCTTGCTGAAGCGAGGGCGGTTACAGGTTTAGGTATAGTAACTGAGGTTATGGATCCTAGAGATGTTTCTCTAGTAGCAGAGTATGCTGACATTCTGCAAGTGGGGACGAGAAATATGCAGAATTATAATCTCCTTAAAGAGGTAGGAAAGATAAATAAGCCTGTATTGCTCAAAAGAGGGATGAACGCAACCATAACAGAGTTTTTAATGTCTGCTGAGTATATATTATCGCAGGGTAATAAGGAGGTAATGCTCTGTCCACGCGGCATCAGGACCTTTGAGGATATAACACGAAATACCCTTGATGTTGGGGCGGTGCCTGTAGTCAAGGATATGAGTCATTTGCCAATAATCTGTGATCCAAGCCATGCCATGGGATTGAAGGATTATGTGCCCGCTGCAGCAATGGCCTATATAGCCGCAGGGGCTGATGGTATAATGGTAGAGGCTCATCCTAATCCAGAGGATGCGTTGTCCGATGGACAGCAAACCATAGATTTTAATACCCTTGAAGGCTTGATATCGAAACTACATAAATTATCAGGAGTCATTGGGCGAGAGGTGTACTGA
- the pheA gene encoding prephenate dehydratase produces the protein MNKSIEDLDKEIIALFSERTRLYIEVKKKHLHDSGCAFSAEDIAITSRLIETYNKGPVTNAILKKMYKELISCSQSLVQPIKVAYLGPVGTFCHIALVEIFGESIISVSQNTISDVFHEVEMGRVSFGVVPVENSTEGAVTYTLDELLDTDLKIVSEKFLRISYSLLSLCEELKGVKKLYSHPQPIAQCKGWIRRNLPNAEIHYIDSTAQAAEIATWDKYSAAIASETSAVIYSLRTLATNIEDSRHNYTRFLVIGQMDNPPTGRDKTSIVCALKGKDKSGTLYSLLKPFSDAGVNMTKIESRPNKKKKWEYNFFIDFNGHQDDRVVKIALDEMREETQFLKILGSYPAE, from the coding sequence ATGAATAAAAGCATAGAGGATCTTGATAAGGAGATTATTGCCTTATTCTCAGAAAGAACGAGATTGTATATTGAAGTGAAAAAAAAGCATTTGCATGATTCTGGGTGTGCTTTTTCCGCAGAAGATATCGCTATAACCTCAAGGTTGATTGAGACATATAACAAAGGGCCTGTCACCAATGCTATTCTCAAAAAAATGTATAAAGAATTGATTTCCTGTTCTCAATCATTAGTACAACCAATAAAGGTAGCCTATCTTGGGCCTGTTGGCACATTTTGTCATATTGCCCTTGTAGAAATATTTGGTGAGTCAATTATATCAGTGTCACAAAACACCATCTCTGATGTTTTTCATGAGGTTGAGATGGGAAGAGTATCCTTTGGTGTTGTGCCTGTTGAAAATAGTACAGAGGGAGCTGTAACCTATACCCTTGATGAGCTTTTAGATACAGATCTTAAGATAGTATCTGAAAAATTTTTGAGAATCTCCTATAGCTTGCTCTCCTTATGCGAGGAGCTTAAAGGTGTAAAGAAACTCTATTCTCACCCTCAACCCATTGCTCAGTGTAAGGGTTGGATTAGAAGGAATCTTCCAAATGCTGAGATTCATTATATTGATTCAACGGCTCAAGCAGCTGAAATTGCGACTTGGGATAAGTATTCAGCTGCAATCGCATCTGAGACTTCCGCTGTTATCTATTCCTTAAGGACTTTGGCTACTAATATTGAGGATTCAAGGCATAATTATACAAGGTTTCTTGTCATTGGTCAGATGGACAATCCACCAACTGGTAGGGATAAAACTTCCATCGTTTGTGCTCTGAAAGGGAAGGATAAATCTGGAACTCTATATAGTTTATTAAAGCCATTCAGTGATGCTGGTGTAAACATGACAAAAATTGAATCTAGGCCAAATAAGAAAAAGAAATGGGAATATAATTTTTTCATTGACTTCAATGGTCACCAGGATGATAGAGTCGTTAAAATTGCTCTTGATGAGATGCGTGAGGAAACGCAATTTTTAAAGATTCTTGGTTCCTATCCAGCAGAATGA
- the scpB gene encoding SMC-Scp complex subunit ScpB: MEALLFISSDPLTVPFFVRNIGLDSKSIKEILKSLVEEYEERDGGIKLAEISGGFQFVTDRKYADEIREVMGLKKKMSLSKGMLETLAIIAYKQPIVLADIDELRGVSSRIMIAKLIEKRLIKPAGRKNLPGRPLIYSTTDDFLRLLGLNDLTDLPKLSEIKELSLEFEDEG; encoded by the coding sequence ATCGAGGCATTACTATTTATATCGAGTGATCCATTAACAGTGCCTTTTTTTGTTAGAAATATAGGCCTTGATTCTAAAAGCATAAAGGAGATATTAAAATCATTGGTTGAAGAATATGAAGAAAGGGATGGTGGAATAAAACTAGCTGAAATATCTGGTGGATTCCAGTTTGTAACTGATAGAAAATATGCAGATGAAATAAGGGAGGTAATGGGACTAAAGAAAAAGATGAGCCTCTCAAAGGGTATGCTTGAGACCCTTGCCATAATAGCCTATAAACAACCTATAGTATTGGCTGATATTGATGAATTGAGGGGTGTATCCTCCAGGATTATGATAGCTAAATTAATAGAAAAAAGATTGATAAAACCAGCTGGGCGTAAAAATCTGCCTGGAAGACCGCTAATATATTCCACCACTGATGATTTTTTAAGGCTTCTAGGTTTAAATGATCTTACTGACTTGCCTAAGTTGTCAGAAATAAAGGAATTATCTTTGGAATTTGAAGATGAGGGATAG
- a CDS encoding segregation/condensation protein A, with amino-acid sequence MQRVLDKNLNDQDTNKYILHIDNFEGPLDLLWSLIRKAKIDITQIYISQITDQYLDYLRLMKEMDMQIASEFILMASELLYFKSKSLLPGEEIEDEFFTLPIDHELIQKLLEYRKFQLASVNLLENIERQADFFTRDTIHTEIVNEEEFVEVSVIDLMNAFVKLLNTDGEDDNDEIILDEIHVSDIIIHILNLLRVKDQIIFTDIFSNNSHRVEIIASFLAILEMNKMSKIRLMQSVVFGNIWIFRVDNVSYQ; translated from the coding sequence ATGCAAAGAGTATTAGACAAAAATTTGAATGATCAGGATACCAATAAATATATTTTGCACATAGATAATTTTGAAGGACCTCTTGATCTTCTGTGGAGTTTAATTAGAAAAGCCAAGATCGATATAACTCAGATATACATCTCCCAGATAACTGATCAATATTTGGATTATTTGCGTTTGATGAAAGAGATGGATATGCAGATAGCCTCTGAATTCATTTTAATGGCCTCAGAGTTGCTTTATTTTAAATCAAAGTCGCTTTTGCCTGGCGAAGAGATCGAAGATGAGTTTTTTACTCTTCCTATTGATCATGAGCTAATACAGAAATTGTTGGAATACAGGAAATTTCAACTAGCTTCTGTAAATCTTTTAGAGAATATTGAGAGACAAGCTGATTTTTTTACAAGAGACACGATTCATACTGAAATAGTGAATGAGGAGGAATTTGTTGAGGTTTCCGTTATTGATCTTATGAATGCCTTTGTGAAATTGCTGAATACAGATGGAGAAGATGATAATGATGAAATTATTTTAGACGAGATTCATGTTAGTGATATTATCATTCATATTTTGAATCTATTAAGGGTGAAGGATCAAATTATATTTACTGACATATTCTCTAATAACTCCCACAGAGTAGAGATTATTGCATCTTTTTTGGCTATATTAGAAATGAATAAAATGAGCAAAATAAGATTGATGCAGAGTGTGGTTTTTGGGAATATATGGATATTTCGAGTTGATAATGTTTCTTATCAATAA
- a CDS encoding response regulator, producing the protein MAKILIVDDAKFMRTLVKDALVPKGHEIVGEAENGNEAVSLYKRIKPDLVTMDITMREKDGIEAAEDILTMDPSAKIIMVTALGQENLLTKAIKLGVKDFVVKPFPPERLQKAAEKALS; encoded by the coding sequence ATGGCAAAAATATTAATTGTAGATGACGCTAAGTTCATGAGAACTCTTGTAAAAGATGCACTTGTACCCAAAGGGCATGAAATAGTAGGAGAGGCTGAAAATGGGAATGAAGCAGTGTCGCTCTATAAGAGGATAAAACCAGATTTGGTTACCATGGACATTACAATGCGGGAGAAGGATGGCATAGAAGCTGCTGAGGATATTTTAACCATGGACCCCTCGGCGAAGATAATAATGGTAACAGCTCTTGGTCAGGAGAATCTTTTGACTAAGGCCATTAAGCTTGGAGTAAAGGATTTTGTTGTAAAACCATTCCCTCCGGAAAGACTTCAAAAAGCTGCTGAAAAGGCTCTCTCTTGA
- a CDS encoding chemotaxis response regulator protein-glutamate methylesterase: MPNKIKVLVVEDSPLVRKIISDILESDPDIEVVGTVNNGKTAIYRNNELNPDVITMDIEMPIMDGLESLRNIIRTNPKPVIMMSVLTQHGAEATFKALEYGAVDFIPKPSSNVSLSTREISNLLIEKVKSVYGCKVTVPHEEVKSISEGDRKGKNVKLREESIKDDTKKIVGIGTSTGGPAALLKIFKDIPNGFPSPVLVVQHMPEGFTNAFAERLNKSSSLNVKEAEDGDKILPASGYIAPGHSHMVLENHRSGNIIRLYKGEKISGHMPSIDVLFNSMAETCESNALCVIMTGMGRDGADGISHVKEKGGYTIAQDEKTSVVYGMNRVAVQMGSIDEVVSLSEIPKKIVEQL; this comes from the coding sequence ATGCCTAATAAAATCAAGGTGCTTGTTGTTGAAGATTCCCCGCTTGTAAGAAAGATAATCAGTGATATTCTGGAAAGTGATCCGGATATAGAGGTTGTAGGCACTGTCAATAATGGGAAAACTGCTATCTATAGGAATAATGAACTCAATCCAGATGTTATAACGATGGATATTGAGATGCCTATTATGGATGGGCTTGAGTCTTTGCGTAACATTATCAGGACAAATCCAAAACCTGTTATCATGATGAGCGTTTTAACCCAGCATGGCGCGGAAGCAACCTTTAAAGCCCTTGAGTATGGGGCTGTGGATTTTATTCCTAAGCCATCTAGTAATGTTTCATTGTCTACTAGAGAAATATCTAATCTTTTAATAGAAAAAGTAAAATCTGTTTATGGATGTAAGGTTACAGTTCCTCATGAAGAGGTCAAGTCGATAAGTGAAGGGGATAGGAAGGGTAAGAATGTTAAGTTAAGGGAAGAGTCTATCAAGGATGACACAAAGAAGATAGTTGGAATAGGCACTTCAACAGGCGGTCCTGCTGCATTGTTGAAGATATTCAAAGATATCCCCAATGGATTTCCATCGCCAGTATTAGTTGTGCAGCATATGCCCGAGGGGTTTACAAATGCCTTTGCTGAAAGACTAAATAAGAGTTCGTCGCTTAACGTGAAAGAAGCTGAAGATGGTGACAAAATACTACCTGCTTCTGGTTATATAGCTCCGGGACACTCACACATGGTGCTTGAGAATCACAGAAGTGGAAATATAATAAGGCTTTATAAAGGTGAGAAGATATCGGGCCATATGCCATCAATTGATGTTCTCTTTAATTCAATGGCTGAAACATGTGAAAGCAATGCTTTATGTGTTATTATGACAGGAATGGGTAGGGATGGAGCGGATGGTATTTCACACGTTAAAGAAAAGGGTGGCTATACTATTGCTCAGGATGAAAAGACTTCGGTTGTTTATGGTATGAATAGGGTTGCTGTTCAGATGGGATCGATTGATGAAGTCGTTTCTTTATCAGAAATACCTAAAAAAATAGTTGAACAACTGTAA
- a CDS encoding chemotaxis protein CheW, with the protein MTFSIGEYQELFLEEADEQLQELNQNLLELEKNPNNSDTINNIFRTAHSLKSSAAFVGLCDLSDLAHKMENLLQGIRDGTMKIRPDIVDVLFKCFDVINSIISSVAAGEEPNQNLKEIMDRIQEVAEGTGDTTYERREVISEKKEELETNLTPDERKLIHKGLRSGRSCSEIAIYINPSAPMKWVKSQLIINNLQQISDIMKTMPSEDELNDEWNNNVFRVILLTDQSVEELRRACELDLISRIDMRKISLIKKNEKMALRFHGNETLVEETEKGEGEDSLDPLGEDKTNIGKEEIIDEEDEKIEQTAKTGDKRVPGIKIVKVSVDKLDMLLNNVGELVISNSGFHKLYEEMKDVQISKTLISEFKNRMDQMSRIAKDLQSGIMKTRMLPIGQIFVRFKRLVRDLSKEFNKLVKLDLKGEDTELDKKVIDAIGEPLMHLMRNAIDHGVESPEERRKLGKSEEATITLSAYQRGNQIIVEVSDDGRGLNIEKIKSKALEKGITTNEILANMDNDDIYDFIFSPGFSTSDVVTDISGRGVGMNVVREIVNELSGNVRIETEVGMGTKFILTFPLTLAITPAIMVTVKDEVYAIPLPDVVETIKIFYSDITTIEGYEVINLRGEILSLIRLSDFVGIERDLDTDKRISVVVVGYGNRKIGVIVDSLEGKQEIVIKSIEENYTYIEGLSGVSILGDGSICLILDVQSMISNVISNEERLSKQRVIEKEDFEVEQVLEIPKVEGDGDLDKGLVGSEKIEDERVMLFDSQTIGEEKTGSDQRDIGIVEEQESDPEEKTEDALSEKERMPTIREEGELEIHKSQVIEDGDGALDDSIVIEVEDEDIQKRVQEALIDFKEELQTNIERTLDDDRLNEDIMNSLQIDKRDIQKIQIVANIGITNAAESLSSILNKKIALSIPEVKIIPLNNMPSIIGEIDSVYIGVYFILVGDIKGAILFLLSEDIGFELIDMLYGTESGKTKELDEDGGSALKELTNIVGCSILNVLSDKTGLAIRPSVPSVVHDFIQSTMNSILVENKISGDYSLLMDTEFYFDDDDSVLGKMLVFMDTEALKKIIEDMR; encoded by the coding sequence ATGACATTTAGCATTGGTGAATATCAGGAATTATTTTTGGAAGAGGCAGATGAACAGCTTCAGGAGCTAAATCAAAATCTTTTAGAACTCGAAAAAAATCCTAATAATAGTGATACTATTAATAACATATTTAGAACAGCCCATTCTCTAAAAAGCTCCGCAGCTTTCGTAGGTTTGTGTGATCTTAGCGATCTTGCACATAAAATGGAAAACCTCCTGCAGGGCATTCGGGATGGGACAATGAAGATTCGTCCTGATATTGTTGACGTTTTATTTAAGTGTTTTGATGTTATAAACTCAATAATCTCTTCAGTTGCTGCTGGTGAAGAACCTAATCAGAACTTGAAGGAGATTATGGATCGGATTCAAGAGGTTGCTGAAGGGACCGGGGATACTACCTATGAAAGGCGAGAAGTAATATCAGAAAAAAAGGAGGAACTCGAAACTAATTTAACTCCTGATGAGAGAAAGCTTATACATAAAGGATTGAGGTCTGGGAGATCATGCTCTGAGATAGCAATCTATATAAATCCCTCCGCTCCAATGAAATGGGTAAAATCACAACTCATTATAAATAATCTACAACAGATTAGCGATATAATGAAGACTATGCCTTCAGAGGACGAATTAAATGATGAATGGAACAATAATGTCTTTAGGGTTATTCTGTTAACTGATCAATCTGTAGAAGAGTTGAGAAGGGCATGTGAACTGGATCTTATAAGCCGGATTGATATGAGGAAGATTAGTCTTATAAAAAAGAATGAAAAGATGGCATTAAGATTTCATGGGAATGAAACACTTGTTGAGGAGACTGAAAAAGGGGAAGGTGAGGATTCTTTAGATCCTCTTGGAGAGGATAAGACGAATATTGGCAAAGAAGAGATTATTGATGAAGAAGATGAAAAAATTGAACAAACTGCTAAGACTGGGGATAAAAGGGTGCCCGGGATAAAAATAGTGAAGGTTTCGGTAGATAAACTAGATATGCTGTTAAATAATGTAGGTGAACTTGTAATATCAAATTCCGGATTTCATAAACTTTATGAGGAGATGAAGGATGTTCAAATAAGTAAGACGCTCATAAGTGAGTTTAAGAATCGAATGGATCAGATGTCCCGAATTGCAAAGGACCTTCAGAGCGGAATAATGAAAACTCGTATGCTCCCTATTGGTCAAATTTTCGTTAGGTTTAAGCGATTGGTTAGAGATCTTTCAAAGGAGTTTAATAAATTGGTAAAGTTGGATCTTAAGGGAGAGGATACAGAGCTAGACAAAAAGGTGATTGATGCAATTGGTGAACCCCTGATGCATTTAATGAGAAATGCGATTGATCATGGAGTGGAATCGCCAGAGGAAAGGAGAAAATTGGGAAAATCAGAAGAGGCTACAATAACCCTTAGTGCTTACCAGCGAGGAAATCAGATTATAGTTGAGGTAAGTGATGACGGACGGGGTTTAAATATAGAGAAGATCAAGAGCAAGGCTTTAGAGAAAGGAATTACAACCAATGAGATTTTGGCTAACATGGATAATGATGATATCTATGATTTTATTTTTTCTCCAGGTTTTTCCACTTCTGATGTTGTCACTGATATATCAGGCCGTGGAGTAGGCATGAATGTTGTGCGAGAGATCGTTAATGAATTGAGTGGAAATGTTAGAATTGAAACTGAGGTTGGAATGGGGACAAAATTTATTCTTACCTTTCCACTAACGCTCGCCATTACACCTGCAATTATGGTTACAGTAAAAGATGAGGTGTACGCTATTCCCTTGCCCGATGTAGTTGAAACAATAAAAATATTTTATTCAGATATTACTACAATTGAGGGATATGAGGTAATAAATCTCCGAGGTGAAATATTATCATTAATAAGGCTTAGTGACTTTGTTGGGATAGAGAGGGATCTTGATACTGATAAGAGGATTTCTGTTGTTGTTGTTGGATATGGTAATCGAAAAATTGGAGTGATTGTTGATTCCTTAGAAGGAAAGCAGGAAATTGTTATCAAATCAATTGAAGAGAATTATACCTATATTGAGGGCCTTTCGGGTGTTTCAATTCTTGGAGACGGGAGCATATGCTTAATCCTTGATGTCCAATCTATGATAAGCAATGTTATTTCTAATGAGGAGAGGTTGTCCAAGCAGAGAGTAATTGAGAAGGAGGATTTTGAAGTTGAACAAGTTTTAGAAATTCCTAAGGTAGAAGGTGATGGGGATTTGGATAAGGGACTTGTTGGATCGGAAAAAATAGAAGATGAGAGGGTGATGCTCTTTGATTCCCAGACAATAGGGGAAGAGAAGACTGGCTCTGATCAAAGAGATATTGGAATTGTTGAAGAACAAGAAAGCGATCCTGAGGAGAAAACGGAAGATGCTTTATCTGAGAAAGAGAGAATGCCAACAATCAGGGAGGAGGGTGAGTTAGAAATTCATAAGTCTCAGGTTATTGAGGATGGTGATGGAGCCTTAGATGATTCCATAGTTATTGAGGTCGAGGATGAAGATATTCAGAAAAGGGTACAAGAGGCATTGATCGATTTTAAGGAGGAGTTGCAGACAAATATTGAGCGTACTTTGGATGATGATAGATTGAATGAAGATATAATGAATTCGCTTCAGATAGATAAAAGGGATATACAGAAAATTCAAATAGTCGCAAATATTGGTATAACAAATGCGGCTGAATCACTCTCCAGTATACTAAATAAAAAAATTGCCCTTTCGATTCCGGAAGTGAAAATTATTCCGTTGAATAATATGCCCTCAATAATTGGTGAGATTGATAGCGTCTATATTGGTGTTTATTTCATTCTTGTTGGAGACATTAAAGGGGCTATACTTTTTCTTTTGAGTGAAGATATTGGGTTTGAGTTAATTGATATGCTCTATGGCACTGAAAGTGGTAAAACCAAAGAATTGGATGAGGATGGAGGATCAGCATTAAAGGAGTTAACTAATATAGTTGGATGTTCAATATTAAATGTATTATCTGACAAAACAGGATTAGCGATTAGACCATCCGTTCCTAGTGTGGTACATGATTTTATTCAATCTACAATGAATTCAATACTTGTGGAGAATAAGATATCAGGAGATTATTCATTGTTGATGGATACGGAATTTTATTTTGATGATGATGACAGTGTTTTAGGCAAGATGTTAGTGTTCATGGATACAGAAGCTCTGAAAAAGATTATTGAAGATATGAGGTAA
- a CDS encoding chemotaxis protein CheW, whose protein sequence is MSISKVENDKTGIIEKGDNEEDLESLVDENVIQLVTFLLLDEIEYGIDILSVHEILKIADITRLPNVPSFIRGVINLRGHVIPVVDVRERFGFEKGEITDSTRIIVVETNDKLVGLIVDVVLHVVRLPQNNVDQPNELIEGVSEEFISGVGRVEDRLIVILSLDNMLFEESKPREDQ, encoded by the coding sequence ATGAGTATATCTAAAGTAGAAAATGATAAGACCGGCATAATTGAGAAAGGCGATAACGAGGAAGATTTAGAGTCATTAGTTGATGAGAACGTAATTCAACTTGTTACATTTTTATTGTTAGATGAAATAGAATATGGAATTGATATACTTTCAGTACATGAGATATTGAAAATAGCAGATATCACAAGACTACCGAATGTTCCATCCTTTATTAGAGGGGTTATTAATTTAAGGGGTCATGTGATCCCTGTTGTTGATGTGCGGGAGCGATTTGGCTTTGAGAAGGGTGAGATTACAGACTCAACGAGAATAATTGTAGTTGAGACAAATGATAAACTTGTGGGTCTCATTGTAGATGTAGTTCTTCATGTGGTAAGACTTCCGCAAAATAATGTTGATCAGCCTAATGAACTAATTGAGGGCGTTTCGGAGGAGTTTATCAGTGGAGTTGGAAGGGTTGAAGATAGATTGATTGTAATCTTGAGTTTAGATAATATGCTATTCGAGGAATCGAAGCCAAGAGAGGATCAATGA
- a CDS encoding glycerophosphodiester phosphodiesterase — MAKHFFDNDTRVFAHRGVPIEFPENTLLSFKRAVELGVDVIETDIHFTKDKGFIVIHDESLERLTEGVGNVRDYSIKELKQFDAGFRFTKDNGKTYPFKGKNIKLLSLEEMLNEFPNQRFNIDLKEKNQEQIGYYADIIKRHNAQNRVLTASEHSVNLKGIRKLFPDMATSFSLWEALGFYTLYKTGFMFLTSHFNGDALQIPEHFGPIRIVTKSFVKHAHNKGIQVHVWTINNRDDIIRLFNLGVDGIISDDPILLKQIANDN; from the coding sequence ATGGCAAAACATTTTTTTGATAACGATACAAGGGTATTTGCACATAGAGGTGTGCCAATCGAATTTCCGGAAAATACTCTTCTCTCTTTTAAAAGGGCTGTAGAACTAGGGGTTGATGTGATTGAAACGGATATTCATTTTACTAAGGATAAGGGATTTATTGTTATTCATGATGAAAGTCTTGAAAGGTTAACAGAAGGTGTTGGAAATGTAAGGGATTATTCAATAAAAGAACTAAAGCAGTTTGATGCGGGATTTCGATTTACAAAAGATAATGGCAAAACCTATCCATTTAAGGGGAAAAATATAAAATTGCTATCCCTTGAAGAAATGCTGAATGAATTCCCTAATCAAAGATTTAATATTGACCTTAAGGAAAAAAATCAAGAACAGATCGGATATTATGCGGATATTATCAAAAGGCATAATGCACAGAATAGGGTGTTGACAGCATCAGAGCATAGCGTTAATTTGAAGGGCATTAGGAAATTGTTTCCAGATATGGCAACTTCCTTCAGCTTATGGGAAGCGTTGGGATTCTATACGCTGTATAAAACAGGATTCATGTTTCTCACTTCTCATTTTAATGGTGATGCCTTACAGATACCAGAGCATTTCGGGCCAATCAGGATTGTTACAAAATCATTCGTAAAACATGCTCATAATAAGGGAATCCAAGTGCATGTGTGGACTATAAATAATAGAGACGATATCATACGGTTGTTTAATCTGGGGGTTGATGGAATAATCTCAGATGATCCAATTCTATTAAAACAAATAGCAAATGATAATTGA
- a CDS encoding hemolysin family protein, producing the protein MTSDESWYKKSISGIKKFFQKPIKPKDEEGRDDDIFFDSIAFDRLERPQQEIIKSIIELPNKNAREIMIPRVDVISTSSKTTLKALLKLVTNTDHTRIPVYDGTIDNIIGILYLKDIFKFLIDKPRNFQLRKNLHKPHFIPETIPLDDLLLEFKKIKLHIAIVVDEYGGFSGILTLEDILEEIVGEINNSANDELHSAQKIGKNIYKVDSRMPISDFNEEAGIYLPTDEFDTIGGFVFDLFGKIPQKNETVKYENTSFKISDIKGTRIDRILIRISGREQD; encoded by the coding sequence ATGACTTCAGATGAATCCTGGTATAAAAAGAGTATTTCAGGAATAAAAAAATTTTTTCAAAAACCCATTAAACCCAAAGATGAAGAAGGAAGAGATGATGACATCTTCTTTGATTCTATTGCCTTTGATAGATTAGAAAGACCCCAACAGGAGATAATAAAAAGTATAATCGAACTCCCTAATAAAAATGCCAGGGAGATAATGATTCCCAGAGTGGATGTGATCAGCACTTCATCGAAGACAACACTAAAAGCTCTTCTAAAACTCGTCACCAACACAGACCATACAAGAATACCTGTATATGATGGCACAATTGACAATATCATTGGCATATTATATCTAAAAGACATATTCAAATTTTTAATAGACAAACCTCGCAACTTTCAGCTAAGGAAAAATCTTCACAAACCCCACTTTATCCCAGAAACAATACCGTTAGACGATCTTCTTCTTGAGTTTAAAAAAATCAAACTGCATATTGCTATTGTTGTTGATGAATATGGGGGATTTAGCGGTATATTAACGTTAGAGGATATCTTGGAAGAGATTGTTGGTGAAATCAATAATAGCGCAAATGATGAATTGCATTCTGCCCAGAAAATAGGCAAGAATATTTATAAAGTAGATTCAAGAATGCCAATATCAGATTTTAATGAAGAAGCTGGAATATATCTACCAACGGATGAGTTTGATACAATCGGGGGATTCGTTTTTGATCTATTTGGGAAGATCCCCCAAAAGAATGAAACTGTCAAGTATGAGAACACATCCTTTAAGATATCCGATATAAAGGGCACTCGTATTGATCGAATTCTTATAAGAATTTCCGGTAGAGAACAAGATTGA